The proteins below come from a single Burkholderia sp. FERM BP-3421 genomic window:
- a CDS encoding VRR-NUC domain-containing protein, producing MSGNDAGGSGGYSSGSSIGGSNSTGQTTQVGLSASKLSAKDRKVLCHTFCECRRIGVATKAGTIQRQRCVEMRLGLPNEVSKMQTGVPTEYRPEQPYDMTTSPPEPIMDYHDPLEPNTGIRQWIKDLWPSKGKKYEKGDVRRPDVVIVNDPSKPPVQSNIRTVVEMKFPGDRYGPDQEDDYIEIAGGPSKFVHLGAADCRCGDDDGQKETSRSRQSARQSELDDLFDGSSSAPGGRLLPPVPGPGPGPSFPIHAGPF from the coding sequence GTGAGTGGCAATGATGCCGGCGGGAGCGGTGGTTACTCCTCAGGATCGTCAATTGGGGGCTCAAACTCGACCGGCCAGACAACGCAGGTAGGTTTAAGCGCATCCAAACTTTCCGCGAAAGATCGAAAGGTTCTATGTCACACGTTCTGCGAGTGCAGGCGGATCGGCGTTGCGACGAAGGCGGGAACCATCCAGCGACAGCGATGCGTCGAAATGCGTCTTGGGCTGCCAAATGAAGTGTCGAAGATGCAGACAGGGGTTCCAACGGAATACCGTCCAGAACAACCGTACGATATGACGACGAGTCCGCCCGAGCCGATCATGGACTATCACGATCCGCTTGAGCCCAATACAGGCATTCGCCAGTGGATCAAGGACCTGTGGCCCAGCAAGGGCAAGAAATACGAAAAGGGCGACGTCCGCCGCCCTGACGTCGTCATCGTGAATGACCCGTCGAAGCCTCCCGTTCAATCGAATATCAGGACCGTCGTCGAAATGAAGTTCCCCGGCGACCGCTACGGCCCTGACCAGGAAGACGACTACATCGAAATCGCTGGCGGCCCGTCAAAGTTTGTCCACCTTGGTGCGGCCGATTGCCGATGCGGCGACGACGATGGCCAGAAGGAAACTTCGCGCTCGAGGCAATCCGCGCGACAATCCGAACTCGACGACTTGTTCGACGGCAGCAGCAGCGCGCCTGGGGGCCGGTTGCTCCCGCCGGTGCCCGGGCCCGGACCCGGGCCGTCTTTTCCTATACACGCCGGCCCGTTTTAA
- a CDS encoding DUF3396 domain-containing protein, with translation MTNDEIAAWAKDPQRADTMPFGLYEPAHQKAIPGAALVVRGVLYFRNGFTPEVRQALVRCFKQYGATIKEYQHAVEKAAGQTPSKLGPLRWFYSEGEEPIQYDKSPGFESLATSVPADETLAVAMTSAGHKLATGFYEFTVFALSEKKAARKRGLDGLAFTVPRAFIAHRPDVFEAMFRAFAEALPTVNGHGGLAVNVPPMGRRPNEASEYFYARRFGPGIDVGDPMRSALRKLYTKIKTVDWLNALDADLVAAVGGASALGLPPDWFARIPLSNGGLIIQAGVAPQSGVSNGPGIPISPPAAYVILNRALRPIIADDVDILQDGTLDTTAPLLNTVVATESWLRRFNVQDDQLDGFWVELHKTPRLRGETA, from the coding sequence ATGACGAACGACGAGATTGCAGCTTGGGCGAAGGATCCGCAACGCGCGGACACCATGCCATTCGGACTTTACGAGCCCGCGCATCAAAAAGCGATTCCGGGTGCCGCTCTAGTCGTGCGGGGCGTGCTCTACTTCCGCAACGGCTTCACCCCCGAGGTTCGCCAAGCGCTGGTGCGCTGCTTTAAGCAGTACGGTGCAACGATCAAAGAGTATCAGCACGCAGTCGAAAAGGCAGCCGGCCAAACGCCGTCGAAGTTGGGGCCGCTGCGCTGGTTTTATTCCGAGGGAGAAGAACCGATCCAGTACGATAAGTCGCCTGGATTCGAAAGTCTCGCAACGAGCGTTCCTGCCGACGAGACCCTTGCGGTCGCGATGACCAGCGCCGGCCACAAGCTCGCCACAGGGTTCTATGAGTTCACGGTGTTTGCGCTTAGCGAAAAGAAGGCTGCGCGGAAACGTGGGCTCGACGGGCTGGCCTTCACAGTGCCGCGAGCATTTATCGCACACCGCCCCGACGTATTCGAAGCAATGTTCCGCGCGTTCGCTGAAGCGCTGCCGACGGTCAATGGCCATGGCGGGCTAGCCGTGAACGTACCTCCGATGGGGCGTCGGCCGAACGAAGCCAGCGAGTATTTCTACGCGCGCCGCTTCGGCCCTGGCATTGACGTCGGCGATCCAATGCGCTCGGCCCTCCGCAAGCTCTACACGAAGATCAAAACAGTTGACTGGCTCAACGCGCTCGATGCGGACTTGGTCGCGGCTGTCGGCGGCGCATCGGCGCTGGGACTCCCACCAGATTGGTTCGCCCGTATTCCGCTGAGCAACGGGGGCTTAATCATTCAGGCCGGTGTCGCACCGCAATCCGGAGTATCCAATGGACCAGGCATCCCCATATCGCCGCCCGCCGCGTATGTCATTCTGAACCGGGCACTGCGGCCGATCATCGCGGATGACGTCGATATCCTGCAAGACGGAACACTGGACACTACGGCACCTCTGCTCAATACGGTCGTAGCAACCGAAAGTTGGCTGCGCCGGTTCAACGTCCAAGACGATCAACTCGACGGCTTCTGGGTCGAGCTACATAAGACGCCGAGGCTGCGCGGAGAAACTGCGTGA
- a CDS encoding IS1182 family transposase, producing the protein MKRFVEGDDRKQVALLPECLDDFVAEDNPVRIVEAFVEELDLHTLGFTSVTPSTTGRPSYHPAVLLKIYIYGYLNRIQSSRRLERECQRNIELMWLTGRLVPDFKTIADFRRNNGAGIRNVCSRFVVLCRDLKLFSQAMVAIDGSKFKASNTRDRNFTTGKIDKRQQQIEESIHRYLSALETADRTQPPEVEARTTRLKEKIAQLQGQMRHLEQIKEELKTLLDGQISLTDPDARSMATSGRGSGMVGYNVQIAVDAKHHLIVAHEVTNAGSDRAQLSPMVQAARDAMGRTKLKAIADRGYYSGPQIKACEDAGIAAILPKVTTSSAKADGRFDRADFIYIARDDEYLCPAGQRAIYRFTGLEHGMYLRRYWSSACIGCAMKPQCTPSNYRRITRWEHESVLEAAQRRLDRMPNAMTVRRRTVEHVFGTFKHWMGYTHFLTRRFANVSTEMNLHVLAYNLKRVIAILGFSKTMKAMRLVGA; encoded by the coding sequence ATGAAGCGATTCGTTGAAGGCGATGACCGCAAGCAGGTAGCGCTATTGCCCGAATGCCTGGACGATTTCGTTGCCGAGGATAACCCGGTCAGGATCGTCGAGGCCTTTGTCGAAGAGCTTGATCTGCACACACTTGGCTTCACCAGTGTTACGCCTTCGACGACAGGCCGCCCCTCCTACCATCCGGCAGTGCTGCTGAAAATATACATCTACGGCTACCTAAACCGGATTCAATCAAGCCGACGCCTGGAGCGCGAATGTCAGCGCAATATCGAGCTGATGTGGCTGACTGGCCGCCTGGTGCCAGACTTCAAAACGATAGCTGACTTTCGACGCAACAACGGCGCAGGTATTCGCAACGTCTGTAGTCGGTTTGTCGTGTTGTGCCGCGATCTCAAGCTGTTCTCCCAGGCCATGGTCGCCATCGATGGAAGTAAGTTCAAGGCCTCCAATACACGCGACCGAAACTTTACGACGGGCAAGATCGATAAGCGGCAGCAGCAGATCGAGGAAAGCATCCATCGTTACCTGAGCGCATTAGAAACGGCAGATCGAACGCAGCCGCCCGAGGTGGAAGCCAGAACGACTCGACTCAAAGAGAAGATTGCTCAATTGCAGGGGCAAATGCGTCACCTTGAGCAGATCAAAGAGGAGTTGAAAACGCTGCTTGACGGACAGATCTCGCTGACGGATCCTGATGCACGCTCCATGGCGACCAGTGGCCGTGGTTCTGGGATGGTCGGCTACAACGTGCAGATCGCCGTAGATGCCAAGCACCATCTAATCGTTGCGCATGAAGTTACGAACGCGGGTAGTGACCGCGCGCAGCTAAGTCCAATGGTGCAAGCTGCTCGTGATGCCATGGGTAGAACCAAATTGAAGGCCATCGCTGATCGCGGGTATTACAGTGGCCCACAGATAAAGGCTTGCGAGGACGCAGGCATTGCCGCCATTCTGCCGAAGGTTACGACATCCAGCGCGAAGGCTGATGGCCGCTTTGATCGGGCCGACTTTATTTACATTGCCCGGGATGACGAATATCTATGCCCGGCCGGGCAACGTGCGATCTATCGCTTTACTGGCCTCGAACATGGCATGTATCTACGTCGTTACTGGAGTAGCGCCTGTATCGGCTGCGCCATGAAACCACAATGCACGCCAAGCAATTACCGGCGGATCACGCGCTGGGAGCACGAATCAGTGCTGGAAGCTGCGCAGCGAAGACTGGACCGAATGCCGAATGCGATGACGGTGCGAAGGCGGACAGTTGAGCATGTGTTCGGGACGTTCAAACACTGGATGGGCTACACGCACTTCCTGACTCGCCGGTTTGCCAACGTGAGCACCGAAATGAATTTGCATGTACTGGCATACAACCTCAAACGCGTCATAGCGATACTCGGGTTCTCGAAAACCATGAAGGCGATGCGGCTGGTGGGTGCGTGA
- a CDS encoding DUF2971 domain-containing protein → MTIAYHYCDATAFQSIIESRRLRLTNARKTNDRRELEFFKEKAFEYIAEFAEKNESLETFHTALGFHFDVLEDLSEYHICCLSKEKDSVGQWVAYADKGAGFAIGFDINALRLAVGAPILDKDFATAPLASAAGDWRFAPVIYGDDKSLRPHLDKILEFGRAQEGAEIGTTQQARDYINLMCAYFKHPAFRDEHEWRIIYDATRPVRLTKLLDKEPQPDIRWRYGKYGLTPYCETPNILNCIREVVVGPSNLDRGTDSYISKFLRSHAIDAKVVKSECPYR, encoded by the coding sequence ATGACGATCGCATATCATTACTGTGACGCAACAGCATTCCAATCAATTATTGAATCTAGAAGACTCCGCCTCACGAATGCGAGGAAGACGAATGATCGACGGGAACTTGAATTTTTTAAGGAAAAGGCGTTCGAGTACATCGCCGAGTTTGCGGAAAAAAACGAATCGTTGGAGACATTTCACACCGCCCTAGGTTTTCATTTCGACGTCTTGGAGGATCTCAGTGAATACCATATTTGCTGCCTATCAAAAGAAAAGGATTCTGTCGGTCAATGGGTCGCATATGCAGACAAGGGCGCGGGATTCGCAATCGGTTTCGACATCAACGCCCTTAGATTGGCAGTAGGCGCACCAATCTTAGATAAAGACTTCGCCACGGCACCTTTAGCGAGTGCGGCAGGTGACTGGCGGTTTGCGCCAGTAATTTATGGTGACGACAAAAGCTTAAGGCCACACCTCGATAAAATATTAGAGTTCGGGAGAGCGCAAGAAGGAGCCGAAATCGGTACAACGCAACAGGCACGCGATTACATCAACCTGATGTGCGCTTATTTCAAGCACCCTGCCTTTCGAGACGAACACGAATGGCGCATCATTTACGATGCTACGCGACCAGTTCGCTTGACCAAGCTGCTCGACAAAGAACCTCAACCTGACATCCGGTGGCGCTACGGGAAATATGGTCTCACTCCGTATTGCGAGACGCCTAATATCTTGAATTGTATTCGCGAGGTGGTAGTCGGACCAAGTAATCTAGATCGAGGGACCGACAGTTATATATCTAAGTTCTTGAGATCCCATGCGATCGACGCCAAGGTCGTAAAGTCAGAATGCCCTTATCGTTGA